From Mesorhizobium sp., the proteins below share one genomic window:
- a CDS encoding DUF1003 domain-containing protein, translating into MNTTDAATLALRYLGVGLDSLGEREKRVLVHVVGRKTLLGRSRARPGDGRTFGERLADGVASFGGSWTFMILFGCFLGLWTVLNTVVLTAGAFDPYPFIFLNLILSMLAAVQAPIIMMSQKRQAAKDRLDAAHDYEVNLKAEIEILALHEKLDIMRDSQIQTLIDEQSRLAYLIEKLTRGR; encoded by the coding sequence ATGAATACAACCGATGCGGCTACACTTGCCCTGCGTTATCTCGGCGTTGGCCTGGACAGCCTGGGCGAACGGGAAAAACGTGTCCTTGTACACGTCGTTGGTCGCAAGACCTTGCTTGGAAGGTCGCGTGCCCGACCTGGGGACGGCCGCACATTCGGCGAGCGGCTCGCAGACGGTGTGGCCTCGTTCGGTGGATCGTGGACCTTTATGATCCTGTTCGGATGTTTTCTTGGGCTTTGGACGGTCCTGAATACTGTTGTTCTCACGGCCGGCGCCTTCGACCCCTATCCGTTCATCTTCCTCAATCTCATCCTGTCGATGCTCGCCGCAGTCCAAGCCCCGATCATTATGATGTCGCAGAAGCGTCAAGCGGCCAAGGACAGGCTCGATGCTGCTCACGATTATGAAGTGAACCTCAAGGCTGAGATTGAGATCCTGGCGCTGCATGAGAAACTCGACATCATGAGAGACAGTCAGATCCAGACCCTAATCGATGAACAGAGCCGCCTGGCCTATCTGATCGAAAAGCTGACGCGAGGGCGTTGA
- a CDS encoding bifunctional DedA family/phosphatase PAP2 family protein: protein MALIVVFLVSAGEALFVIGLFVPSTVVLVAAGTMIGMGKLSFVPIFLAASCGAVVGDAISFWFGHVWKEKVRQFWPFSRYNSMLDKGEAFFRKHGGKSVFIGRFIPGVKAVVPGIAGMMGMSVVRFTVINVVSAFAWAGAHIIPSIALGRGFDLARSANPRLAVLLVSVLVVLAVAWYLTRVTLAFALPHIDGIRVWAAERLKTHKSPAAGMLAKVLLNEEGAFVAFSLAVLGLFTMAGFILLVLNLLFEPELAASDQAISTFLQTLRNTPGDRAMVLVTMLADGLMLTPLALAFLGVLVWLRRWRLAGMAALAFVGAAVFVPLAKSLLHRARPLPNYTGAEAFSFPSGHATLSIAIVGTIVVILAHNIPTRWKSAVYAATGAVLALVDLSRVYLLAHWPSDVLAGLLFGASVVVLLAFLLRGRNLGLPAGKIAAALVVVYGATYAVHVNRGYAGALAVYTRPLPVIAMSSDDWLKGQWKQLPAARILFDGEFAEPLILQTDLETARLRAALLQAGWQEHSPTWLARVLAHILPASGNIANLPPLRTYNGGRPALATFTLADGTSPEARLVLDVWRTQFEVRGQKGSNPMLSASVTRETVEPLLFGYHMTQITVLEPAVEAGTAKAVAAAIAGTDARQIKVGPSLFLVVSGP, encoded by the coding sequence ATGGCGCTGATCGTCGTGTTTCTCGTTTCCGCCGGCGAAGCCCTCTTTGTGATTGGTCTGTTCGTTCCATCGACCGTCGTTCTAGTTGCCGCTGGAACGATGATCGGTATGGGGAAGCTGAGTTTCGTGCCGATTTTCCTGGCGGCAAGTTGCGGGGCGGTGGTCGGCGACGCCATTTCCTTCTGGTTTGGCCACGTCTGGAAAGAAAAAGTCCGACAGTTCTGGCCGTTCAGCCGATACAATTCAATGCTGGACAAGGGTGAGGCGTTCTTCCGCAAGCATGGCGGCAAGAGCGTGTTCATTGGCCGCTTCATTCCCGGCGTAAAAGCCGTTGTTCCTGGCATTGCCGGGATGATGGGCATGAGCGTTGTCCGTTTCACCGTCATCAACGTTGTTTCGGCCTTTGCATGGGCCGGCGCCCACATCATTCCGTCGATTGCGCTTGGACGGGGGTTCGATCTGGCCAGATCCGCAAACCCAAGGCTCGCAGTGCTGCTTGTGTCCGTGCTCGTCGTGCTGGCCGTGGCCTGGTACCTGACCAGAGTCACCCTCGCATTCGCCCTACCCCATATAGACGGGATCAGGGTCTGGGCGGCTGAGAGACTGAAAACGCACAAGTCACCTGCCGCAGGCATGCTCGCCAAGGTCCTGCTCAATGAGGAGGGTGCGTTTGTCGCGTTCTCACTCGCCGTTCTCGGCTTGTTCACAATGGCCGGATTTATCCTGCTTGTGTTGAATCTATTGTTCGAGCCAGAGCTTGCGGCTTCCGACCAGGCAATCAGCACTTTCCTGCAGACATTGCGAAATACCCCTGGAGACCGGGCGATGGTGCTCGTCACGATGCTCGCCGATGGGCTGATGCTGACGCCCCTCGCGCTCGCGTTTCTTGGGGTCCTTGTTTGGCTGAGGCGCTGGCGATTGGCTGGAATGGCAGCGCTGGCGTTTGTCGGCGCGGCCGTCTTCGTCCCGCTTGCAAAATCGCTACTTCATCGTGCCAGGCCACTGCCGAACTACACGGGAGCGGAGGCCTTCAGTTTTCCTAGCGGCCATGCAACCCTGTCGATCGCCATCGTCGGCACCATCGTCGTCATCCTTGCGCACAATATCCCGACGAGATGGAAATCGGCCGTCTACGCGGCAACGGGCGCGGTGTTGGCGCTTGTTGACCTGTCACGCGTATACCTCCTCGCCCATTGGCCGAGCGATGTGCTGGCTGGGTTGCTGTTCGGCGCGTCTGTCGTGGTGTTGCTGGCGTTCCTGCTCCGGGGGCGGAACCTCGGTCTCCCGGCTGGCAAGATCGCAGCAGCGCTGGTTGTCGTTTACGGGGCGACGTATGCGGTTCATGTGAATCGCGGCTACGCCGGTGCGCTGGCTGTCTACACCAGGCCTCTTCCTGTCATCGCCATGTCCAGCGACGATTGGCTAAAGGGGCAATGGAAACAACTTCCAGCTGCGAGGATCCTGTTCGACGGTGAGTTCGCAGAACCTTTGATCCTGCAGACTGACCTGGAAACGGCGAGGCTCCGAGCCGCACTTCTGCAGGCCGGATGGCAGGAACATTCGCCGACCTGGTTGGCGCGCGTGCTCGCCCATATCCTTCCTGCCTCTGGCAACATTGCTAACCTGCCTCCCTTGCGAACATACAATGGCGGGCGCCCGGCTTTGGCCACGTTCACCTTAGCCGATGGAACCAGCCCCGAAGCGCGCCTAGTGCTCGACGTCTGGCGGACGCAGTTCGAGGTGCGCGGCCAAAAAGGAAGCAATCCTATGCTGAGCGCGTCGGTAACGCGGGAGACGGTGGAGCCGCTTCTCTTTGGTTATCACATGACCCAAATCACCGTTCTTGAACCTGCCGTCGAGGCCGGAACGGCCAAGGCGGTCGCAGCGGCAATCGCCGGCACGGACGCGCGCCAGATCAAGGTTGGTCCTTCGCTCTTTCTCGTTGTGTCTGGACCTTGA
- a CDS encoding HAMP domain-containing sensor histidine kinase, whose translation MRPGSIVRSSPFRLAIALGFVFVAAFVASVVVAYQSVRTDLAERLDRNVEDTYSVIVASYGSGDLEDLVASVDTHARIAEPEERFVTLFGADGRHLAGTVTKVLPPIGWSTIPAAALGLSSDEPFRTFSAKFDGNQLVVAMSYTETDELLEIALASFGWGFLFILVSVIGGGIFLASRVQRRMDAIAGTMMQVSHGALGSRIPLIGNGDDIDTLSVQINAALERLAALVEGMRQVSADIAHDLKTPLNRLKLIVETALEKEAQGLSIGSDLEEARTESDQINATFDALLRIAQIESGARKSRFVSLSLDEVLTAISEIYLNVAVDEGLTLDYRRGSGRSDVIVGDRELLLQLFSNLVENAIRHCPVGTAISLTLDETGGMIVAGVQDNGPGIPEEERENVLRRLYRLDKSRTTPGTGLGLSLVKAISDLHGATLKLDDCHPGLKIIIAFPKPAS comes from the coding sequence ATGCGCCCCGGTAGCATCGTTCGCAGCAGTCCGTTCCGGCTCGCAATCGCACTTGGTTTCGTGTTCGTCGCTGCTTTCGTCGCCTCTGTTGTCGTTGCCTACCAATCCGTGAGAACCGATCTGGCGGAGCGGTTGGACCGCAACGTCGAGGACACTTACTCCGTGATCGTCGCTTCCTATGGGTCCGGTGATTTGGAGGATCTGGTTGCGTCGGTCGATACCCACGCCCGTATCGCCGAGCCCGAGGAACGTTTCGTCACGCTGTTTGGTGCTGACGGGAGGCATCTTGCCGGAACCGTCACGAAGGTCTTGCCGCCTATTGGGTGGTCGACGATCCCTGCGGCAGCGCTGGGCCTGTCCAGTGATGAGCCGTTTCGCACCTTTTCGGCCAAGTTTGATGGGAACCAGCTCGTCGTAGCCATGAGCTACACCGAGACAGACGAATTGCTTGAGATTGCGCTTGCGAGCTTTGGCTGGGGGTTCTTGTTTATCCTTGTGAGCGTCATTGGCGGTGGGATTTTCCTGGCGTCGCGCGTCCAGCGCAGGATGGATGCCATCGCCGGTACAATGATGCAGGTTTCTCACGGAGCATTGGGATCCAGAATTCCCTTGATCGGAAACGGCGACGACATCGATACGCTATCGGTCCAGATCAACGCCGCTTTGGAACGCCTCGCGGCCCTCGTTGAAGGGATGCGTCAGGTGAGCGCCGACATAGCGCACGATCTGAAAACCCCGCTCAACCGGCTCAAGCTGATCGTGGAGACTGCCCTCGAAAAAGAAGCTCAGGGACTTTCCATCGGATCTGATCTGGAGGAAGCGCGCACCGAAAGCGACCAGATCAATGCTACTTTCGACGCCCTGTTGCGCATCGCGCAAATCGAATCCGGCGCTCGAAAATCCCGGTTCGTTTCGTTGAGCCTTGATGAAGTCCTCACCGCGATCTCGGAAATCTATTTGAATGTAGCGGTCGACGAGGGGCTCACGCTCGATTATCGGCGTGGCTCCGGTCGTTCGGATGTAATCGTTGGCGACCGGGAACTTTTGCTTCAGCTGTTTTCCAACCTCGTCGAGAACGCGATCAGGCATTGCCCGGTCGGCACCGCCATATCGCTGACGCTCGACGAAACCGGCGGCATGATCGTAGCCGGGGTGCAGGACAATGGGCCTGGCATTCCCGAAGAGGAACGAGAAAATGTGCTGCGGCGCCTGTATCGTTTGGACAAGAGCCGCACGACACCCGGTACCGGGCTCGGGCTGAGCCTCGTCAAGGCAATTTCCGACCTGCATGGCGCAACGCTCAAGCTTGACGATTGCCATCCGGGCCTCAAGATCATAATCGCCTTCCCGAAACCTGCGAGTTAA
- a CDS encoding winged helix-turn-helix domain-containing protein, protein MRILLIEDDKRTADYAAKGFGEAGHLCEVLSDGREALVQATHEPYDMLVVDRMLPGLDGLSLVKAIRAAGVKVPVIFLTSIGGVDDRVEGLEAGGDDYLVKPFAFSELLARVNALGRRPPVQDQKTLLRVADLEMDLIKRTVARGGQQIDLQPREFSLLEILMRNEGRVLTRTMLLERVWDFHFDPKTSVVETHISRLRSKVDKPFPVQLLHTIRNTGYSVHAPR, encoded by the coding sequence ATGCGAATACTCTTGATCGAAGACGATAAGCGGACAGCCGACTATGCGGCGAAAGGATTTGGTGAGGCGGGACACCTCTGCGAAGTTCTGTCGGACGGGCGCGAGGCTCTAGTTCAGGCAACGCACGAGCCATACGACATGCTGGTCGTCGATCGTATGCTGCCCGGTCTCGACGGCCTCTCGCTCGTCAAGGCGATCCGCGCAGCCGGGGTGAAGGTTCCCGTCATCTTCTTGACCTCGATCGGCGGCGTCGACGATCGCGTAGAGGGGCTTGAGGCTGGAGGAGACGACTACCTCGTCAAGCCCTTCGCGTTCTCCGAACTGTTGGCGCGGGTCAATGCCCTTGGCCGACGTCCGCCGGTCCAGGACCAAAAAACGTTGCTGCGCGTAGCGGATCTAGAGATGGATCTGATCAAGCGGACCGTTGCCAGGGGCGGCCAGCAGATCGATCTTCAGCCCCGCGAATTCTCGTTGCTCGAAATTCTGATGAGGAATGAAGGGCGCGTACTGACCCGAACGATGCTTCTCGAACGTGTGTGGGACTTCCATTTCGATCCGAAGACAAGTGTCGTCGAAACGCATATCAGCAGGCTGCGATCCAAGGTCGACAAGCCGTTCCCGGTTCAATTGCTGCATACGATCCGAAACACCGGCTACAGCGTCCATGCGCCCCGGTAG
- a CDS encoding YkvA family protein produces METIKRWAKALKRDVVTLYLAGRDPRVPWLAKFISLAVAAYALSPIDLIPDFIPIIGYLDDLIIVPLGIALALRMIPPEVLADLRRQATQRISGQPRSFWGAAFVILVWIVIAAIAWLVLLE; encoded by the coding sequence ATGGAGACCATCAAGAGGTGGGCAAAAGCCCTCAAGAGAGACGTTGTGACGCTCTATCTCGCGGGAAGAGACCCTCGCGTGCCATGGCTCGCAAAATTTATCTCGTTGGCCGTCGCCGCTTACGCGCTTAGTCCCATCGATCTGATTCCAGACTTCATTCCGATCATCGGATATCTCGACGACCTGATCATCGTGCCATTGGGCATCGCCTTGGCTCTTCGGATGATTCCACCAGAGGTGCTTGCCGATCTCCGGCGCCAGGCGACGCAGCGAATTTCGGGGCAGCCGCGAAGTTTTTGGGGTGCGGCATTCGTCATTCTGGTCTGGATTGTAATCGCAGCGATCGCCTGGCTGGTGCTGCTCGAATAG
- a CDS encoding undecaprenyl-diphosphatase, with the protein MVANSIEALPFNLLAFSKLAAGPNAHSSAVSVATYIGEFAPYLVLGLFGIAWLAGGEDRRRIVFIAVATATLGLILNVLIASGFPQPRPFEMGLGQNLLNHAPEASFPSDHATLVWSLGFGLIAAGGNVPLAAIVVGFGFAVAWARIFLGAHFPLDMIGSMAVAITSAAIAGFGGNWLYGVTYRPIAAHLGLLVRSDR; encoded by the coding sequence ATGGTCGCCAATTCCATCGAGGCGCTACCGTTCAATCTCCTGGCCTTTTCCAAGCTCGCGGCCGGGCCAAATGCGCACTCCAGCGCGGTGTCTGTGGCGACTTACATCGGGGAGTTCGCGCCATATCTAGTTCTTGGGCTGTTTGGGATAGCATGGCTCGCGGGAGGTGAAGACCGCCGGCGTATCGTCTTCATTGCCGTTGCAACCGCGACGCTCGGGCTCATCTTGAACGTCCTAATCGCGAGCGGATTTCCGCAGCCCCGCCCGTTCGAAATGGGGCTCGGCCAGAATCTGCTGAATCATGCTCCCGAGGCTTCGTTTCCAAGCGATCATGCAACCCTCGTCTGGTCGCTCGGATTTGGGTTGATTGCGGCCGGAGGAAACGTGCCACTCGCCGCAATCGTCGTCGGGTTTGGGTTTGCAGTTGCCTGGGCGCGTATCTTTCTGGGGGCGCATTTCCCCCTCGACATGATCGGTTCCATGGCGGTTGCCATTACGTCTGCTGCGATCGCAGGATTTGGCGGCAATTGGCTCTATGGCGTGACCTACCGTCCAATTGCCGCGCATCTGGGCCTTTTGGTCCGAAGCGACCGATGA
- a CDS encoding ABC transporter ATP-binding protein encodes MLALEAREIYRFFHIGDDETAALRGVSLSLFKGETVALMGPSGSGKSTLLSCLTGLDEPDGGAVTVSGVRLTRRPEGERARLRAENFGILLQSGNLFQHLNVVQNIRFQMMLAGRVDEARLMSLIASVGLAHRANGLPRQLSGGETARAGLAVALAADPPILIADEPTAEVDADTESRLIAHFDDRRRSGLTTLLATHSQALAARTDRVVRLKDGRIVDV; translated from the coding sequence ATGCTGGCGCTGGAAGCACGAGAAATCTACCGGTTCTTCCATATCGGCGACGACGAAACTGCGGCTCTGCGCGGCGTCAGTCTCTCGCTTTTCAAGGGGGAAACGGTCGCCCTGATGGGGCCGTCGGGGAGCGGCAAATCGACCCTGCTGTCCTGCCTGACAGGCCTGGACGAGCCGGACGGGGGAGCCGTAACCGTTTCCGGCGTCCGGCTCACGCGCCGGCCTGAAGGCGAACGGGCGCGGTTGCGGGCTGAAAACTTCGGCATACTGCTCCAGTCCGGCAATCTCTTTCAGCACCTCAACGTCGTGCAGAACATCCGCTTCCAGATGATGCTTGCCGGCCGTGTGGACGAGGCAAGGCTGATGTCCCTGATTGCATCGGTTGGACTGGCTCACCGAGCGAATGGCCTTCCGAGGCAACTTTCTGGCGGCGAGACGGCGCGGGCGGGTTTGGCCGTGGCGCTCGCCGCCGATCCACCCATCCTGATTGCTGACGAGCCGACAGCGGAAGTCGACGCCGACACGGAAAGTCGTTTGATCGCTCATTTCGATGACCGCCGCCGCAGTGGGCTGACCACGTTGTTAGCCACACACAGCCAGGCTCTTGCAGCGCGGACTGACCGCGTCGTGCGCCTAAAAGACGGGAGAATTGTCGATGTCTGA
- a CDS encoding ATP-binding cassette domain-containing protein, with product MSEDLVVATNIAMDFPSPDGTAINIITGADCRICAGDRVALVGPSGSGKSTLLHILGGLVHPTRGEMSWPALGRRESLQPEKITFVFQTPSLFPALTIVQNVTLPLVLAGNESEAHTRAMALLAAFGLDDLADKLPEELSGGQAQRVAMARALLVKPSLILADEPTGQLDSNTSANFLETVLGLIDGSKTALLIATHDLSVARRMKREWTIEHRILRSTVVPDASWS from the coding sequence ATGTCTGAGGATCTTGTCGTAGCCACGAACATTGCGATGGACTTTCCTTCGCCCGATGGGACTGCAATCAACATCATTACGGGCGCCGATTGCCGGATTTGTGCGGGTGACAGAGTCGCACTCGTTGGCCCCTCCGGAAGCGGCAAGTCAACGCTACTTCATATTCTCGGCGGTCTGGTCCATCCAACGCGCGGCGAGATGAGCTGGCCCGCGCTTGGGCGTCGCGAATCTTTGCAGCCGGAAAAGATAACTTTCGTCTTCCAGACGCCGAGCCTTTTTCCCGCGCTGACGATCGTGCAGAACGTGACGCTGCCATTGGTGCTCGCGGGCAACGAGTCCGAAGCCCATACCCGTGCAATGGCCCTCCTGGCCGCATTCGGCCTTGACGATCTGGCGGACAAGCTGCCGGAAGAATTGTCCGGTGGCCAAGCGCAGCGTGTCGCGATGGCTCGCGCCCTTCTGGTCAAGCCCAGTCTGATACTCGCCGACGAGCCCACGGGGCAATTGGACAGCAACACCTCAGCCAATTTCCTCGAGACTGTTCTCGGGCTGATCGATGGGAGCAAGACGGCACTCCTGATCGCCACACATGATCTTTCCGTTGCAAGACGGATGAAACGTGAGTGGACAATCGAGCATCGAATTCTTCGTTCAACCGTCGTTCCGGATGCGAGCTGGTCATGA
- a CDS encoding ABC transporter permease: protein MTYLWISGIIRGRFGRLFGAFAGVALTVALLATLALFLVDSGVSMTTRAVEAVPIDWQVEAVPTADPALIRLAIGTATAVSAVHEVRYAQTIGLEATAGGTVQTTGPGKVIAFDSGYLRDFPKEVRPLAGTFDGALIAQQTAANLHVGPGDTVTIARVGLAPETVKISGVVDLPDADSLFQAVGLPPQAAPQAPPDNVMILPLAEWHRIFDPQQTARPDSTRLQFHVRLQREGLPVRPGDAYTMVGGAAKNLEIQVAGQALVANNLGARLDAVRGDALYATVLFLFLGVPGVVLASALTLAVAATGSGRRNIEQALLRVRGASTPRILSLSGSEAMVVGVTGILAGLLAAFAFSSLALGMAGTMSAVLWSSLFVALAGCVLAFVAIVLPAWTVSRMRTVAAARLTVGRATIPAWQKYWLDVLALALAALVFWQSASTGYQIVLAPEGVPATSVDYKAFIAPALFWIGSALLTIRLCSTIISGNGKLLHAVIRPMAGRLSAVVAASLSRQARRITLGIAMTALAISFATSTAIFNTTYNNQARVDAELTNGSDVTVFGTTARPASAHLPVIATLPGVGAAEPMQHRFAYVGADLQDIYGIDPKTIGNATSLSDSYFRGASASEIMTRLANTPDGVLVSEETVKDFQLQQGDTINLRLINASDNQYRAVPFKFIGVAREFPTAPRDSFLVANSAYIAKMTGTNVAEYVLMRATGGPSQLAKTATAALASDPSLQVKDVGTASHIIGSSLTAVDLSSLTRIELAFAVAMTSASAGLMLALGFIDRRRNFAILTAIGAKRYQIGSFLWAEGALVAIGGTIVGLLSGTVTAWMLVKLLTGVFDPAPDALSIPWFYIGAVVTLTIVSVTAAVGFTNVRSASATAESLRDL, encoded by the coding sequence ATGACCTACCTATGGATCTCAGGAATTATCAGGGGGCGGTTCGGCCGCCTCTTCGGCGCATTCGCGGGTGTGGCGCTGACAGTTGCGCTGCTTGCGACCCTTGCGCTCTTTCTTGTCGACAGCGGCGTGTCGATGACGACACGCGCGGTGGAGGCAGTTCCCATCGACTGGCAGGTCGAGGCGGTGCCGACGGCGGACCCGGCCTTGATCCGCTTGGCGATTGGCACAGCTACCGCCGTGTCAGCTGTCCATGAGGTTCGCTACGCGCAAACAATAGGATTGGAAGCAACCGCCGGCGGCACCGTGCAGACGACCGGTCCGGGCAAGGTCATCGCATTCGACAGCGGCTATCTGCGCGACTTCCCGAAGGAAGTTCGTCCCCTCGCGGGTACATTCGACGGCGCTCTGATTGCGCAGCAGACGGCAGCGAACCTCCATGTGGGCCCCGGCGACACAGTGACCATCGCCAGAGTGGGACTGGCTCCCGAGACGGTCAAAATTTCCGGCGTGGTAGACCTGCCTGATGCCGATTCTCTGTTTCAGGCGGTCGGTCTTCCGCCGCAGGCTGCCCCGCAGGCGCCGCCGGACAATGTGATGATCCTCCCGCTGGCAGAGTGGCATCGAATCTTTGACCCGCAGCAGACCGCAAGGCCAGATAGCACCCGGCTGCAATTCCATGTCCGCCTCCAGCGCGAAGGTCTGCCTGTTCGCCCCGGCGACGCGTACACGATGGTTGGCGGTGCCGCGAAGAACCTCGAAATCCAGGTTGCGGGGCAGGCCCTTGTCGCAAACAACCTCGGCGCGCGTCTCGATGCAGTGCGGGGCGACGCCCTTTACGCCACCGTGCTGTTCTTGTTCCTGGGCGTCCCCGGGGTTGTCCTCGCTTCGGCGCTGACGCTCGCCGTCGCGGCGACCGGTTCGGGTCGCCGCAATATCGAACAGGCCTTATTGCGCGTCCGAGGCGCTTCAACCCCGCGTATTCTGTCACTCTCCGGATCGGAAGCGATGGTCGTCGGCGTGACGGGCATCCTCGCGGGTCTGCTTGCCGCATTCGCGTTCAGTAGCCTTGCGCTTGGCATGGCCGGAACAATGTCCGCCGTCCTGTGGTCGAGCCTGTTCGTCGCCTTGGCGGGATGTGTCCTTGCCTTCGTGGCGATTGTCCTTCCGGCATGGACCGTATCGCGCATGCGAACCGTGGCCGCCGCGCGGCTTACGGTCGGCAGGGCCACCATACCGGCTTGGCAGAAATACTGGCTGGACGTTCTGGCGCTCGCTCTCGCGGCGCTGGTGTTCTGGCAGTCAGCTTCCACCGGCTACCAGATCGTGCTCGCACCGGAAGGAGTGCCCGCCACGTCGGTGGACTACAAGGCGTTCATCGCGCCGGCTTTGTTCTGGATCGGATCGGCGCTACTAACAATCCGCCTTTGTTCGACGATCATATCGGGGAACGGAAAATTGCTCCACGCGGTGATCCGGCCCATGGCCGGACGACTGTCCGCTGTCGTTGCCGCGTCATTGTCCCGTCAGGCGCGACGCATCACTCTTGGCATTGCGATGACCGCGTTGGCGATCTCCTTCGCCACCTCGACCGCCATCTTCAATACCACCTACAACAATCAGGCACGGGTAGATGCGGAACTGACCAACGGATCCGACGTCACTGTATTTGGCACGACGGCGCGGCCGGCTTCGGCCCATCTGCCGGTCATTGCGACCCTTCCGGGCGTTGGAGCGGCCGAGCCTATGCAGCATCGCTTCGCCTATGTTGGCGCCGACCTTCAGGACATCTATGGCATCGACCCGAAGACGATCGGCAATGCAACGAGCCTGTCTGACTCCTACTTCAGGGGAGCATCGGCCTCCGAGATCATGACCAGACTCGCCAACACGCCCGATGGCGTTCTCGTCTCCGAGGAGACGGTCAAAGATTTCCAGCTCCAGCAGGGAGACACGATCAATCTTCGCCTGATCAACGCAAGCGACAACCAATACCGCGCCGTCCCGTTTAAGTTCATCGGGGTCGCGCGCGAGTTTCCCACCGCGCCGAGAGATTCCTTTCTTGTGGCGAATTCTGCCTATATCGCAAAGATGACCGGGACGAATGTCGCCGAATACGTTCTGATGCGCGCGACCGGAGGTCCTTCGCAGCTCGCCAAGACGGCGACAGCCGCCCTGGCGAGCGATCCCTCGCTGCAGGTCAAGGATGTTGGAACCGCTTCCCATATCATCGGTTCAAGCCTGACCGCGGTCGATCTGTCGAGCCTGACGAGAATCGAACTTGCGTTTGCAGTCGCCATGACTTCCGCCTCGGCGGGCCTGATGCTGGCCCTCGGCTTCATCGACCGTCGCCGGAACTTTGCCATCCTGACCGCGATCGGCGCAAAGCGCTATCAGATCGGTTCGTTCCTGTGGGCCGAAGGCGCGCTTGTCGCAATCGGGGGCACGATTGTTGGATTGCTCTCAGGGACGGTGACCGCGTGGATGCTGGTGAAGCTGCTCACCGGCGTGTTCGACCCGGCACCCGACGCTTTGTCGATTCCATGGTTCTACATTGGCGCCGTTGTCACGTTGACTATCGTATCTGTGACGGCGGCCGTGGGTTTCACCAATGTCAGGTCCGCAAGCGCCACGGCGGAGAGCCTACGCGACCTTTAA
- a CDS encoding PepSY domain-containing protein, with the protein MKKNMILASALIAVGVSAAGIGVALADNHGSKSEAAEIQSLMGAKITAVQAAQAAEAKAGGKAASVSFEGENGKPFYEIEIVTADGMQQDVSVDATSGEVTKMAAAQEDEQSGQNGDENGESENGENENGESGENVQQ; encoded by the coding sequence ATGAAGAAGAACATGATCCTTGCCAGCGCTCTGATCGCGGTCGGCGTCAGCGCCGCAGGCATCGGTGTAGCCCTCGCTGACAATCACGGCTCGAAAAGCGAAGCTGCTGAAATCCAGTCCCTGATGGGCGCCAAGATCACCGCGGTCCAGGCGGCACAGGCAGCGGAAGCCAAGGCCGGCGGCAAGGCGGCCTCGGTCTCGTTTGAAGGTGAAAACGGAAAGCCGTTCTACGAAATCGAGATCGTGACCGCCGACGGGATGCAGCAGGATGTTTCCGTCGATGCGACCTCCGGCGAAGTGACCAAGATGGCCGCTGCACAGGAAGACGAGCAGTCCGGCCAGAATGGCGATGAGAACGGGGAGTCCGAGAACGGCGAGAACGAAAACGGCGAGTCGGGCGAGAACGTCCAGCAGTAA